The following proteins are co-located in the Prionailurus viverrinus isolate Anna chromosome A1, UM_Priviv_1.0, whole genome shotgun sequence genome:
- the LPAR6 gene encoding lysophosphatidic acid receptor 6, whose protein sequence is MVSNNSSQCYYDDSFKYTLYGCMFSMVFVLGLISNCVAIYIFICTLKVRNETTTYMINLAMSDLLFVFTLPFRIFYFATQNWPFGDQLCKISVMLFYTNMYGSILFLTCISVDRFLAIVYPFKSKTLRTKRNAKIVCIAVWLTVIGGSAPAVFFQSTHSQGNNASEACFEKFPEATWKTYLSRIVIFIEIVGFFIPLILNVTCSSMVLRTLNKPVTLSRSKINKTKVLKMIFVHLVIFCFCFVPYNINLILYSLMRTQTFVNCSAVTAVRTMYPITLCIAVSNCCFDPIVYYFTSDTIQNSIKMKNWSTRRSDFRFSEVHSTENFIQHNLQTLKSKIFDHESTI, encoded by the coding sequence ATGGTAAGCAATAACAGCTCCCAATGCTACTATGATGACTCCTTTAAGTACACTTTGTATGGCTGCATGTTTAGTATGGTATTTGTGCTTGGGTTAATATCTAACTGTGTTGCCATATACATTTTCATCTGCACCCTCAAAGTGCGAAATGAAACTACAACATACATGATTAACTTGGCAATGTCAGACTTGCTTTTCGTTTTTACTTTACCCTTCAGGATTTTTTACTTTGCAACCCAGAATTGGCCGTTTGGCGATCAACTCTGTAAAATTTCAGTGATGCTATTCTATACCAACATGTATGGAAGCATTCTGTTCTTAACCTGTATTAGTGTCGATCGGTTTCTGGCAATCGTCTACCCATTTAAGTCAAAGACTCTAAGAACCAAACGAAATGCAAAAATCGTGTGTATTGCTGTGTGGCTAACTGTGATAGGAGGAAGTGCACCAGCAGTTTTTTTTCAGTCTACCCACTCTCAGGGTAACAATGCCTCAGAAGCCTGCTTTGAAAAATTTCCAGAAGCCACATGGAAAACGTATCTTTCAAGGATTGTAATTTTCATCGAAATAGTAGGATTTTTTATTCCTctaattttaaatgtaacttgTTCTAGTATGGTGTTAAGAACTTTAAATAAACCTGTTACATTAAGtagaagcaaaataaacaaaactaaagttttaaaaatgatttttgtacATTTGGTCATATTCTGCTTCTGTTTCGTGCCTTACAACATCaatcttattttatattctcttatgAGAACACAAACATTTGTTAATTGCTCAGCAGTGACAGCAGTAAGGACGATGTACCCAATCACTCTCTGCATTGCTGTTTCAAACTGTTGCTTTGACCCTATAGTTTACTACTTCACATCGGACACGATTcagaattcaataaaaatgaaaaactggtcTACTAGGAGAAGTGACTTTAGATTCTCTGAAGTTCACAGCACAGAGAACTTTATTCAACATAACCTACAGACCTTAAAAAGTAAGATATTTGACCATGAATCTACAATATAA